In Kocuria turfanensis, a single genomic region encodes these proteins:
- a CDS encoding bifunctional 2-methylcitrate synthase/citrate synthase, with protein sequence MTETQSEVRKGLAGVVADYTAVSKVNPETNSLLYRGYPVQELAANCSFEQVALLLWNGELPTEAELAEFTARERAHRALTPELRAIIDALPTTCHPMDVCRTAASVLGAQDPEAEDSSHEANLRKAQKLFAAMPAVVCYDQRRRRGQEPVAPREDLGYSANFLWMAFGEEADPAVVEAFNVSMILYAEHSFNASTFTARVVTSTLSDLHSAVTAAIGALKGPLHGGANEAVMETFVELGIRTEESAAEAEARAKAWMDEALAAKKKVMGFGHRVYKHGDSRVPTMKAALDRMVAHYGRDELLGLYNGLEKSMDEAKGIKPNLDYPAGPTYWLMGFDIPTFTPLFVAARITGWTAHVMEQVAANSLIRPLSEYNGPAERHLPGARAAQ encoded by the coding sequence ATGACCGAGACCCAGAGCGAGGTCCGCAAGGGACTGGCCGGCGTCGTCGCCGACTACACGGCCGTGTCCAAGGTCAACCCGGAGACCAACTCCCTGCTCTACCGCGGCTATCCCGTCCAGGAGCTGGCCGCGAACTGCTCCTTCGAGCAGGTCGCCCTGCTGCTGTGGAACGGCGAGCTGCCCACGGAGGCGGAGCTGGCGGAGTTCACGGCCCGGGAGCGGGCGCACCGGGCGCTGACGCCCGAGCTGCGGGCGATCATCGACGCCCTGCCCACCACCTGCCACCCCATGGACGTCTGCCGCACCGCGGCCTCCGTCCTGGGCGCCCAGGACCCCGAGGCCGAGGACTCCTCCCACGAGGCCAACTTGCGCAAGGCCCAGAAGCTGTTCGCGGCCATGCCGGCGGTGGTCTGCTACGACCAGCGGCGCCGGCGCGGCCAGGAGCCGGTGGCCCCGCGGGAGGACCTCGGCTACTCGGCCAACTTCCTGTGGATGGCCTTCGGCGAGGAGGCCGACCCGGCGGTGGTCGAGGCGTTCAACGTCTCGATGATCCTCTACGCCGAGCACTCCTTCAACGCCTCGACCTTCACCGCCCGGGTGGTCACCTCGACCCTGTCGGACCTGCACTCGGCGGTCACCGCCGCGATCGGCGCGCTGAAGGGACCGCTGCACGGCGGGGCCAACGAGGCCGTGATGGAGACGTTCGTGGAGCTCGGCATCCGCACGGAGGAGTCCGCCGCCGAGGCCGAGGCCCGCGCCAAGGCCTGGATGGACGAGGCCCTGGCCGCGAAGAAGAAGGTCATGGGCTTCGGCCACCGCGTGTACAAGCACGGCGACTCCCGGGTGCCGACCATGAAGGCGGCCCTGGATCGGATGGTCGCCCACTACGGCCGCGACGAGCTGCTGGGCCTGTACAACGGGCTGGAGAAGTCCATGGACGAGGCCAAGGGGATCAAGCCCAACCTCGACTACCCGGCCGGGCCCACCTACTGGCTGATGGGCTTCGACATCCCCACCTTCACCCCGCTGTTCGTCGCCGCCCGCATCACCGGCTGGACCGCCCACGTCATGGAGCAGGTCGCCGCCAACTCCCTGATCCGGCCGCTGTCCGAGTACAACGGCCCCGCCGAGCGGCACCTCCCCGGCGCCCGGGCCGCTCAGTAG